The Halorubrum aethiopicum nucleotide sequence TCCTTCTCGAAGTACCACTCAAAGTACTTCTGGAGCCGAGGCCGCACTTCCTTCTCCTCGGACTCCTTCATGTCGAACCGCTCGACGTACTCGTCCATCACCGTCTCAATATCGAGCTCGTCGTCACTGTAGGTTTGCAGCATCTTCCCGAACTGCCTCAGCTTCAACCGGAGCTTCGCCCGTTTCTCCCCGTACAGGCCTTCGTCCCGGTCTAACCGGATGTCAGCGGAACGCCGACTGTTGTCCCCGGTGCTGGAGCAGTACTCGTAGACGGCGTTCTTCCCGGTGTAGATCGTGTTGTCGGTGTCGAACAATCGTTTGGCGTCAGGGTACCACCGGTCATTGATGAAGGTGAGTCCGAGCAGGCAGTTGGTGTCTACGAAGTACCGGGTCATGGAGGGGGTTGGTTAGGGGGCGGGTGAGAGACCGAGGAGGGCGATTGCAACCCCGTCAGCGGCTTCGGACACTACTTGGTTCTCTTCCAGGTCTGTGTGTAGCCGGGAGCGTTCTCGCTCTATCAGTTCGAGTTCCTTCCGGATATCCTCTTGTCGGCCTTCGAGGTCCTGCGTGTCTAGTTCCTCGGCGATCTCTTCGGGGGTCAACCCGGTATTTTCGCGTTGGGCGAGGTCGATGCAGAAGATGGTCCAGAACAATTCAGAGACCTTCAGGGCCTTCTGCGGCCGGTACTCTTCGGCATCAAGTTCAGCACTTACGACCGAGTACCAGAGATCCAGGTCCTGCACCAGCCACGGGTAGTCGTCGACCGGGAAGGTATCGATGATATCGAAAACCGTGTTGATGACTGCTTCCCTGCTGGAGTCTACTTCGGGGTAATCTGGTTTGTCGTCGATAGCGTCACTGAGCTGTTTGTCGAGTCGTCGGTAGTGGCGTTGGACGTCGTAAGGCGCGTCCTCGTACATGTCATCGGTCAGCCCCTCCGTATTTTGTTCGTACAGACGGTTGAGTGCTCGGGAGAGTGCGAGTCGAGCCTTTGTCTCTTCCTCCCTGGGGAGGCTGACCTGAGAAGCTGAAAGGTTACAACGGACTTCTCGGCTATCGTCACTCCAGTCTACCGTGACCGGGGATCCACCGGTCTTCGCCATGGTTCCGAACTTGTACCAGAAGTGCTGGATATCCGTGTCCAATCCTACGTCGTCGAGTTCCTTGTCCGCGAAGTATAGCAGTTTGTAGAAGGTTTTAGGGCGTAATGGGTTCGAGTAGAATCTCTCGTCCAAGAGAAGAGCCGTTACCTCCCCTACGCTTAGTGTAGAGGTCATGCTTATTCGAGACTAACAGGACCCCATCTAATTACTGTATTGAAAACAGTGAATCTGAATCATGAACCCCCAAAACGGTAGTTAGGCATCCAATTCTCAGCCTGAATCCGGGACCGTTCACTGCGACGAAATGATTTAGGTACTCCATTGTGAGGTTCGGAATAACGTGGCGCTCACCAACCTCCTAGGCGAACGCGAGGCTCTCGCTAAAAACTCGGAAATCTATGGTGACAAGGTCCAAGAGTACATGGAGGCGATGGGATACTACATCACGGAAACATCGCCCACCCATGGCGGGCTTGTCGACCAGAAATACGAACTCCCAGAGATTAGGGGAGACCGGGAGGTTTGGGTCGAACTGAAGTGGACAGATCAGCGCCGTCACGGGAAGAAATTCCTGGAGGAGATGGGGAAGTACTTCCTCCACTACATGGATCGGCCTCCTGAGAAACGGTTCGATGTGGCCATCTTCGGGCGGAATCTCGAGAACTTCAAAGAGTGGCGGAAGATCTTCGACGTCACCAAGCAGACCGACGAAGCCATCCAAGAGTTCTACGACCGGGTCTGCGAGAACGACAAGCTCTCGGAGGACCACCGGAGGAAGATCAAGAGCTATCAGATGGACGATTTCGAGGAGTTCCTGAGTGACACCCACGTCTACCAGGCCGACTACGACTCGCTCCTGATGAAGATCGAGGAGTTCGAGAAAGACGACCGGTTCAAACCCGACTTCTTCCAGCGTGAAGCCGAACCCATCACCGACAGGTCAGAGCTGACCACCAACCTCGTCGAGATAACAGAGTACCCTGAAACTCTGTACATCGGAGATCAGGTGGAGGGAGCGACACAAGAGGTCGCATTCAAGCTACGCCCCTTCACGGTACCGACGTGGTTCAAGTCGAACAAGGTGTACAGCCTGTTGCCGCCAGAGGAAATGCCGAGAGCGGTCAAGCAGTTTATCGACCTGGACACTGTCAAGGAGATCGCGTTCCGGTCGTGGGTAGAAGCCGACCAAGGGAACGCCGATATCGGGAAACGACTGATCCGAGCCGTTGTCCTCTCGAAGGGTGAAGACCGTGGCTGCATCGCGATAAACTACCGTAGCGACTACCACCTCTACTTCCCACACGAAGATCCTGAAGCGGAGGTCCGGAAAGAAGAGGGACGACAGGTCTCTAGGTACTTCGGTGACGGAGACTCCCCGTTCTTCCGGCACCACTCACTTCGTATTGGCATCCTCGAATACTCGGGACAGTACTTCCTGACCCTGAAACCAGCTATTCTGTTCACCTCCAACGGGAAAGAGAACCGAATCACTGGAGAACAAGCCAAGCCGTTACACGACAGGTTCAGCCCCAGCCGACACGGGAACAACCGGAAAACACGTAGCCGGATCAACCACTGGTGGAAAATCCTGGACTATGGCGGCCCCAAACAGGACGAGCTGGATATCGGGACAGAACCCGTGATGCTCGAAGTCAACAAAAGACCGCCCAGAGACACCGACGAACGGGACGACACCATGCAGAACAAGTGGCTAGGAGAGTTCCAATGAACGAGTTCACAGCCGAAGTCCTTGACGAACCAGGCTTGATGTTTGCCAACGGCGAGGAAGCCATCGACCCCCGAGTCGGGCTAATGGAGTACGGCCCGAGAACACCTTCCGGCAAATCCGAACACCAGGTCATCAACATCGGATACATCGGATCTGGACGGTCTCTCGGCGCAATCGAGAAACTGTTCAAGGACATGGAGCTGGCGATCACCGCCGACGAAGACAAGTCGAAGCGGTGGAAACCACCGTTCCCTGGCCTCGGCGAGCGATCGTCGCTGAACTTTACGTTCAATACGCAGAAGCGGTGGCGGCAGACGATTACTCGAGGCGAGATCCGGGACCTGAACCAAATCCGCAGCCGGAAAGACCGGTTGGAAGAAGCGGTCGAGATCATCAAGATCAACCTCGAAGTCCTGTACGCTAAGGAGACGCCGCCTGACGTCGTGTTCATCGCGATTCCCGAAGCAATGTGGGACGCATGCACTCCATCCCACCAGGACCATGCCCGGATGCAGTCAGAGACCAGCGACTTCCATAACCGAATCAAGTTGCTGGGGATGGAAGTCGGGGTGCCGACCCAACTGATGCAGCCGAAGACCCTCCGCGGTGAGGACGTCCAAGATAAATCTGAGATTGCATGGAACATCGCGGTTGGAACACTGTACAAGGCGCAGCGAGGGCATCCCTGGAAACTAACAGAGCTGGAGGACGGGACGTGCTTCGCCGGGATATCCTTCTACAAAGAGCGAGGCGGAGACCAGTCCCGGACACGGACAGCTATGGCTCAAGTCTTCCTGGAGACCGGGGAGAACTTCATCCTTCGAGGTGACCCCGTCGAAGGAGAAAAACACGGCCCAGGGAACAACCATCTCGCGGAAGACGATGCCGAGCAACTGGTCAAGAAGATTCTCAGGCACTACCGCAGTCACAAGAAGACTGAGCCGCGACGACTGGTGCTTCACAAGCGGTCGGAGTTCTGGGAAGAGGAGCGAGAGGGCTTCATCAAAGGTGCTGGGAACATCGAGTTGATGGACTTCGTCACGGTCCGAGAGCGGCACCCAGTCCGGGCTTTGAGTTCCGGGATTTATCCAGCGCTTCGAGGCACAATGGTCTCCGCACCGAACAACGAGGAGCACTACCTGTACACGAAGGGATACATCCCGGCGTTGTCGACGTATCCAGCATCGAACATCCCTGAGCCGATCGTGGTCAAGCCGGATCCGGAGGTCAGTGATTCATCGCCACAGAAGCTGTGCCGAGAAATGCTGGCGTTCACGAAACTGGACTGGAACACTTCGGATTTCTGCACGAAGCTTCCGGTTACAATCGGAATTTCAGATGCCGTTGGGAACATCTTAGCTGAGGCCGAAGCTCAAAACACCAGTCTGGACATCCATTACTACCATTACATGTAGATCATCAGCTGGATTGTGTTCTAGTTGACTGGAGTACCGATACCATCGGTTTCTGTCGGCCCCTCAATGGGCGAGGGGCTCGCTGTACTGGCGAGTTCCCTGACCACGGTGAGAACGATGGCAACTAGAGACATCTACGAGAGCGGATTCGACGAAGACGTCCGAACGGAATCGAGTGCGAACCAGTGTCCCGAGTGCGACGGCCGGGTCACCACGAACGCGGTCGAAACGGTCTGTGAAGACTGTGGGCTGGTCATCGACGAGCAGCGGATCGACCACGGGCCAGAGTGGCGAGGGTTCGACGAAGACGAACGGGAGCGAACGGGCGCTCCGTTGACGGCGGCACGACACGATCGAGGGTTGTCGACGGAGATCGGCCGCGGGACCGATGCAAACGGGAACGAACTCTCAGGACAGAAGCGACGGCGGCTCGCTCGGATGCGGCGTGAACAGACCCGTGGGCGGTTTCAGTCGAAAGCTGAACGCAACCTTGCACACGGACTCAGTGAAGTTCGCCGGATCAGTAGTGCACTCGAACTGTCCGAGACGCTTCGTGACC carries:
- a CDS encoding argonaute/piwi family protein, whose protein sequence is MNEFTAEVLDEPGLMFANGEEAIDPRVGLMEYGPRTPSGKSEHQVINIGYIGSGRSLGAIEKLFKDMELAITADEDKSKRWKPPFPGLGERSSLNFTFNTQKRWRQTITRGEIRDLNQIRSRKDRLEEAVEIIKINLEVLYAKETPPDVVFIAIPEAMWDACTPSHQDHARMQSETSDFHNRIKLLGMEVGVPTQLMQPKTLRGEDVQDKSEIAWNIAVGTLYKAQRGHPWKLTELEDGTCFAGISFYKERGGDQSRTRTAMAQVFLETGENFILRGDPVEGEKHGPGNNHLAEDDAEQLVKKILRHYRSHKKTEPRRLVLHKRSEFWEEEREGFIKGAGNIELMDFVTVRERHPVRALSSGIYPALRGTMVSAPNNEEHYLYTKGYIPALSTYPASNIPEPIVVKPDPEVSDSSPQKLCREMLAFTKLDWNTSDFCTKLPVTIGISDAVGNILAEAEAQNTSLDIHYYHYM